From Chengkuizengella sediminis, one genomic window encodes:
- a CDS encoding DUF4279 domain-containing protein, producing MKSIGRIVFSIREDELDFKKVSSNIGIKPTKTIKKGQKITSSRIAKFDIWRFEKEYSTLDNISEVLEELIDELNKNREYVVLLKNQYEYVGITCYLVTDFGQIGISMSSSSIEKLNALGIGIDFDIISYGKVED from the coding sequence ATGAAATCAATAGGAAGAATTGTATTTTCAATAAGAGAAGATGAACTGGACTTCAAAAAAGTAAGTTCTAATATCGGAATCAAACCTACAAAAACTATAAAAAAAGGACAAAAAATAACAAGTTCAAGAATAGCGAAATTTGATATCTGGAGATTCGAAAAAGAATATTCGACATTAGATAATATTTCTGAGGTATTAGAAGAGTTGATAGATGAATTGAATAAGAATAGAGAGTATGTTGTTTTGTTAAAAAACCAATATGAGTATGTCGGTATAACTTGTTATCTTGTAACTGATTTTGGACAAATAGGCATATCTATGTCAAGTAGTTCCATTGAGAAGCTTAATGCTCTAGGAATTGGAATTGATTTTGATATAATATCATATGGAAAAGTTGAAGACTAA
- a CDS encoding HEPN domain-containing protein, translated as MLTKIHQVEVLLPILLPFQNVKDSFERTIKVVDELVSAPVVFPIQSEFLKSHEIIVEFQILDNEDERIKLIEKKTLRNHIYIIAQANLEVSNTPIDGKEELSTSSELFTGLTVDHFIKRMYDFIICINIAKVGSIEVNYGLTFIDKEKYKITNMMISLLEEVYYFTKKTKWPLLEELEIRSVWEWLGEKKGFLDGVGGTPIERALTALSYLFGSSDESNNEGMDLFYSMIGLEALYCSSNNGIKEQLIEKTQVFLGTQNDYKKLFKRMYDYRSKFIHGSLNFPGKYNIFDAAEEFEHYMSEYIDVILMAQSVLISTIQQLSKRNMNYLDFKYSLVNKKS; from the coding sequence GTGCTTACAAAAATTCATCAAGTTGAAGTGTTACTTCCTATTTTACTCCCGTTTCAAAATGTAAAAGATTCTTTTGAAAGAACTATAAAGGTAGTTGATGAATTAGTAAGTGCACCTGTAGTATTTCCAATACAGTCAGAGTTTTTAAAATCTCATGAGATTATTGTTGAGTTTCAAATACTAGATAATGAAGATGAGCGAATAAAATTAATAGAAAAAAAAACACTGAGAAATCATATCTACATAATAGCTCAAGCTAACCTTGAGGTGAGTAATACTCCAATTGATGGAAAAGAAGAATTGAGCACATCTTCAGAACTTTTTACAGGACTTACTGTGGATCATTTTATTAAGAGAATGTATGATTTTATTATTTGTATAAACATTGCAAAAGTAGGGTCAATAGAAGTGAATTACGGTTTGACTTTCATAGATAAAGAAAAATATAAAATTACAAATATGATGATTAGTTTACTAGAGGAAGTATACTATTTTACAAAAAAAACTAAATGGCCACTGCTTGAAGAACTTGAAATAAGGTCTGTATGGGAATGGTTGGGTGAAAAAAAAGGATTTCTTGATGGTGTTGGTGGTACTCCAATTGAAAGAGCGTTAACAGCACTTTCTTATCTATTTGGTTCTAGTGATGAATCAAATAATGAAGGAATGGACTTATTTTATTCAATGATTGGATTAGAAGCACTTTATTGTTCAAGCAATAATGGTATCAAAGAACAATTGATAGAGAAGACACAAGTCTTCCTTGGAACTCAGAATGATTACAAAAAATTATTTAAGAGAATGTACGATTATAGATCAAAATTCATTCATGGTAGCCTAAATTTTCCCGGTAAGTATAATATATTTGATGCCGCAGAAGAGTTTGAACATTATATGAGTGAATATATTGATGTAATTTTAATGGCACAATCAGTGTTAATATCAACAATACAACAACTTTCAAAACGAAACATGAATTACCTTGATTTTAAATATTCTTTAGTAAATAAAAAATCGTGA
- a CDS encoding RHS repeat domain-containing protein has protein sequence MKQLTTQYDAVGNLISQKDAKDNQITSIVYNDGYQPIQTTDALGNTTTQAYDKNGRLTTLTDPLENVQTYQYDAVSQLVQVVDAMGGIS, from the coding sequence ATGAAGCAATTGACAACGCAATATGATGCCGTTGGTAACCTGATTTCGCAAAAGGATGCAAAAGACAATCAGATCACATCGATTGTATATAACGATGGCTATCAACCGATTCAAACAACGGATGCACTAGGCAATACAACGACACAAGCCTATGACAAAAACGGACGGTTGACCACACTAACAGATCCGTTAGAAAATGTACAAACGTATCAATATGATGCGGTAAGTCAACTGGTACAAGTTGTAGACGCTATGGGCGGTATAAGTTAG
- a CDS encoding DUF6572 domain-containing protein yields the protein MSVQNIREVDAIGIDNLTGYVTLAIFDSLDWNNEEEHLLLLQEKLNMYLSFLESGEVYSVYEQAKGRDFEIKIHFKNNIPQSCRDFLNNVTEVISKAGFHLNYKVG from the coding sequence ATGTCAGTACAAAATATAAGAGAAGTGGATGCTATTGGAATTGATAATTTAACAGGATATGTTACCCTTGCGATCTTTGATAGTCTTGATTGGAATAATGAGGAAGAGCATCTACTTTTACTTCAAGAAAAGTTAAATATGTATTTAAGTTTTCTTGAAAGTGGAGAAGTGTATTCAGTATACGAACAAGCTAAAGGAAGAGATTTCGAAATTAAGATACACTTTAAAAACAATATACCACAGAGTTGCCGAGATTTTTTGAATAATGTCACAGAAGTGATTTCAAAAGCAGGTTTTCATCTCAATTACAAAGTTGGTTAG
- a CDS encoding pre-toxin TG domain-containing protein, translating into MLLIRTSFKETLVVSLNKYFINGNPISYIDPFGLSRDSDDVSWYKKATSFGADFIPGIGTAKGFQQAASGYDYITGEKLSTADRWAEGVGTVTSVVPIPGAKHAGKYATKGVIWAGDKAITGVKKLFGWGKSEKIEAPTSLPQPMAGDNIDIQLGKGTGKTNPYDLLDEYDIPSTFDELDRGILDSGNWKMVKKDLKQVRDAAKEVGVDTTEFGNYIHEIKAYEGMKANQNFSYQELLDLAKELKEILK; encoded by the coding sequence TTGCTATTAATAAGGACATCGTTCAAGGAAACTTTAGTAGTATCATTAAACAAGTATTTTATCAATGGAAATCCGATAAGTTATATTGATCCGTTTGGTTTAAGTCGAGATAGTGATGATGTTAGTTGGTATAAGAAAGCCACAAGTTTCGGAGCCGACTTTATCCCTGGTATAGGAACGGCTAAAGGTTTTCAGCAAGCTGCATCTGGATATGATTATATAACTGGAGAAAAATTATCTACTGCTGATCGATGGGCAGAGGGAGTAGGTACAGTTACTAGTGTAGTTCCTATTCCAGGGGCAAAACATGCAGGAAAGTATGCCACAAAAGGTGTCATCTGGGCTGGAGATAAAGCCATTACAGGGGTTAAGAAGCTATTTGGTTGGGGCAAGTCTGAGAAGATTGAGGCTCCTACTAGTCTACCTCAGCCTATGGCTGGAGATAATATTGATATTCAACTAGGTAAGGGGACGGGTAAAACTAACCCATATGATTTACTAGATGAGTATGATATACCGTCAACATTTGATGAACTTGACAGGGGAATTCTTGACAGCGGAAATTGGAAAATGGTCAAGAAAGATTTGAAACAAGTTAGAGATGCTGCTAAAGAAGTTGGTGTAGATACAACTGAATTTGGTAATTATATTCATGAAATTAAAGCGTATGAAGGTATGAAAGCTAATCAGAATTTCTCATATCAAGAACTACTTGATTTAGCAAAAGAACTTAAAGAAATCTTGAAGTAG
- a CDS encoding SMI1/KNR4 family protein: MDEQIKSILSQLELNEPVLDINIKKVEEQLRIKFPQEYYEFLLNSNGGEGSIGESYLVMWKVEDIIELNEAYGVEEFAPGLLIIGSDGGDTAYCIRSENKSFVNVPFIGMDLREVQVCGNNFEEFLSYLNKE, encoded by the coding sequence ATGGATGAGCAAATAAAATCTATATTAAGCCAACTTGAACTTAATGAACCTGTATTAGACATAAATATTAAGAAAGTTGAAGAACAACTTAGAATTAAGTTTCCGCAAGAATATTATGAATTTTTATTAAATTCAAATGGTGGAGAGGGTTCAATTGGTGAATCTTATCTAGTAATGTGGAAAGTAGAAGATATAATAGAACTTAATGAAGCATATGGGGTTGAAGAATTTGCTCCAGGTCTATTAATAATTGGATCTGATGGTGGGGATACAGCATATTGTATTAGAAGTGAAAATAAATCATTTGTAAATGTTCCTTTCATCGGAATGGATTTAAGAGAAGTACAGGTTTGTGGTAATAATTTCGAAGAGTTTCTTAGCTATTTAAATAAAGAATAA
- a CDS encoding SMI1/KNR4 family protein, with the protein MTRDEVVTLLDSILDKELGNLDTPSASDWVKIEEKFGCQFPKKFKYFIELMSEYVFPGDILNVSSGRTNGNDTIEFTYDYVMKEGFWKEDLIPFYSIGNGDYFCLPLKECPNSGVYYYFHEENNIEKEADNIEEWLIQLPTFLS; encoded by the coding sequence GTGACAAGAGATGAAGTTGTAACTTTATTAGATAGTATTTTAGATAAAGAACTAGGAAATTTAGATACTCCTTCAGCTAGTGATTGGGTAAAAATAGAGGAAAAGTTTGGGTGTCAATTTCCAAAAAAATTTAAATATTTTATTGAATTAATGTCTGAATATGTCTTTCCAGGGGACATCTTAAATGTTTCTAGTGGTAGAACAAATGGAAATGACACTATTGAATTTACTTATGATTATGTAATGAAAGAGGGATTTTGGAAAGAAGATTTAATACCTTTTTACAGTATAGGGAATGGAGATTACTTTTGCCTCCCTTTAAAAGAATGCCCCAACTCAGGAGTTTACTATTATTTTCATGAAGAAAACAACATAGAAAAAGAAGCAGATAATATTGAAGAATGGTTAATTCAGTTACCAACCTTTTTAAGTTAA
- a CDS encoding RHS repeat-associated core domain-containing protein, translating into MTTYAYDEVGRLIKTNTPESEVSRTYDDNHNLLSVTDQEGITITRTYDALDRIISYVDENGNKIEYRYDEVGNLSQLIYPDGKTVSYTYDEAGNLKSVMDWAGRVTSYTYDENNKLISTVRPDGSKETRTYDVAGQLIKLKDETKDGNIIHQEAFTYDASSNVKTEGDKNYLYDELNRLTQAGNFLNPFNPSSVNYQYGYDIGGNIQTIQEITDGSTEETNITYTSDNRIETYKGENVLYDADGNMIQGPLQGTMQQMEYDSQNRLIRAGDFTYTYNAEDIRTSMTHTLTNEKVYQVVNPHAVYSQLLMEVDEEGNPLTYYVYGLGLVSQEDVSGNYSVYHYDRRGSTVALTNVDGNTTDQYAYSPYGELIYSEGTTNHPFLYNGRYGVMTDENGLYYMRARYYNPEIKRFINRDVVQGSISSSLSLNKYAYVNGNPISYIDPFGLSRDSDDVGFFGTAWNITKVTADFLVLDDAKTLIDSDASFTAKVIAGASLFPAGKVLKLGKLGKAASGVKATKESSTKVIKHNEAPTSLSYPMAGDNIGIQLGKGKTQLQKNKAAGEACEKEQLNKMFETHSEIQPQITIKTQSGVRTRIDMIGKNKQTGKLECVECKASATAPLTKNQKKAFPEIGQTGGIVVGKGKPPYIGGTQIPPTKVEIKRKQ; encoded by the coding sequence GTGACCACTTATGCGTACGATGAAGTCGGACGTTTAATCAAAACGAACACACCGGAATCGGAAGTGAGTCGAACTTATGATGACAATCACAATCTGCTTTCGGTGACAGATCAAGAGGGGATAACGATTACGAGAACGTATGATGCACTCGATCGTATTATCTCGTATGTCGATGAGAATGGAAACAAAATCGAATATCGATATGACGAAGTGGGCAATTTATCACAGCTTATTTATCCTGATGGAAAAACCGTTTCTTATACGTATGATGAAGCTGGGAATTTGAAAAGTGTGATGGACTGGGCCGGGAGAGTGACGAGTTATACTTATGATGAAAATAACAAACTCATTTCTACCGTTCGTCCAGATGGTTCAAAGGAAACGAGAACGTATGATGTAGCAGGGCAATTGATCAAGTTAAAAGATGAAACGAAAGATGGAAACATTATTCATCAAGAAGCCTTTACGTATGATGCATCCAGTAATGTGAAGACCGAAGGGGATAAAAACTATCTTTATGATGAATTAAACCGACTAACCCAAGCAGGCAATTTCTTAAATCCGTTCAATCCATCGAGTGTGAACTACCAATATGGATATGATATCGGTGGAAACATCCAAACGATTCAAGAAATAACCGATGGATCTACAGAAGAAACAAACATCACATACACGTCAGATAATCGAATAGAAACATATAAGGGTGAGAATGTACTCTACGATGCAGACGGCAATATGATTCAAGGTCCGTTACAAGGTACCATGCAGCAAATGGAATATGACTCCCAAAACCGTTTGATCCGTGCAGGAGATTTCACCTATACGTATAATGCCGAAGATATTCGGACTTCAATGACCCATACATTAACGAATGAGAAGGTCTATCAAGTTGTGAATCCTCATGCCGTTTACAGTCAATTGTTAATGGAAGTGGACGAAGAAGGGAATCCATTAACGTATTATGTATATGGATTAGGGCTAGTATCACAAGAAGATGTAAGTGGAAATTATAGTGTATATCATTATGACCGTAGAGGGAGTACCGTTGCTTTAACCAATGTAGATGGGAATACAACTGATCAATATGCATATTCACCGTATGGTGAACTGATTTATTCAGAGGGGACAACCAACCATCCATTCTTGTATAATGGAAGATATGGAGTGATGACAGACGAAAACGGTCTGTATTACATGCGGGCACGTTATTATAACCCTGAAATCAAACGATTTATTAATCGGGATGTCGTTCAAGGCAGCATTAGCAGCAGTTTATCCCTGAATAAATATGCTTATGTGAATGGGAACCCGATAAGTTATATTGATCCCTTTGGTTTAAGTCGAGATAGTGATGATGTTGGATTTTTCGGAACAGCTTGGAATATTACGAAAGTTACAGCCGATTTTCTTGTATTGGATGATGCTAAAACCTTAATAGATTCAGATGCTTCTTTCACTGCAAAGGTCATTGCAGGAGCAAGTCTCTTTCCAGCAGGTAAAGTATTAAAGTTAGGAAAGCTAGGAAAGGCAGCATCAGGTGTAAAAGCAACGAAAGAGTCTAGCACTAAAGTTATAAAACATAATGAGGCTCCTACTAGTCTATCTTATCCTATGGCAGGAGATAATATTGGTATTCAACTAGGTAAGGGGAAAACTCAACTACAAAAAAATAAGGCTGCTGGTGAGGCATGTGAAAAAGAACAGCTTAATAAAATGTTTGAAACTCATAGTGAAATTCAACCACAAATTACTATTAAAACTCAGAGTGGAGTAAGAACTAGAATCGATATGATTGGAAAAAATAAGCAAACAGGAAAATTAGAATGTGTAGAGTGCAAAGCATCTGCTACAGCACCATTAACAAAAAATCAAAAGAAAGCTTTTCCAGAGATTGGACAAACGGGAGGAATTGTAGTTGGGAAAGGAAAGCCTCCTTACATTGGAGGTACACAGATTCCTCCAACAAAGGTAGAAATTAAGCGAAAACAATAG